In the Helianthus annuus cultivar XRQ/B chromosome 11, HanXRQr2.0-SUNRISE, whole genome shotgun sequence genome, one interval contains:
- the LOC110890570 gene encoding protein CHUP1, chloroplastic — protein MGETKENKLKPPSKFSDENQAPLKPRNSNVQSNLKPRSIWGSNIVKGFSADKKTRSQQVGKKSQQQPLTTVSNTNSKNPFAQNRTKRSLIGDLSCSVTATQVHPQGLYKSSSSSGSRDLFAELDQLRSLLQESKDREAKLQAELGDFKKKNLKALELEQAVESKTSEIETLKSKIDLLESENASLSEQLNSQQLQENIAKGVVNGVEVDVLKLRRLNAELHLQKRNLCFRISSMESELAAIAKDSENEFVQKIKAEASMLRQTNEDLCKQVEDLQVSRLNEVEELVYLRWVNTCLKNELQNSTFVSSEVTSSPASVEWLNGSVSSDGSSEHGSTQKTLSLIKKMKKWPVLDEETNVSEPINSKLNLGWSDGRRHSISGANCCQEDLVVNKRRQSDGFICITETDGVNDLNVIQGSQLREATKLKTFLDVEKRALRVPNPPPRPSSFTSKEHTEVSNQVPPPPPPPPPPPPPPPPPPPKFTGRNNGGGVVQRAPEVVEFYHSLMKRDSRKDPLNDGICDALDVNNVRNSMIGEIENRSSHLLAIKEDVETQGEFVNSLIREVNNAVYPEIEDVVAFVNWLDDELGFLVDERAVLKHFDWPEKKADTLREAAFAYRDLKKLEHEISNYKDNYHIPCDLALKKMVSLSEKMERIVYNLLRTRDTLMRNCKEFHIPTDWMLDSGILNKIKLGSVKLAKKYLKRVATELQTKGTTEKDSSMDYMLLQGVRFAFRIHQFAGGFDVDTMHAFEELRNLALVLNKK, from the exons AGAAATCGCAACAACAACCGCTTACTACAGTCTCCAACACGAATTCGAAAAACCCTTTTGCTCAGAATCGAACAAAACGGTCACTTATCGGAGATTTATCCTGTTCTGTCACTGCTACACAAGTTCATCCACAAGGGCTGTATAAATCATCGTCTTCATCAGGTTCTCGTGATCTGTTTGCCGAGCTTGATCAGCTCAGAAGCTTGCTTCAAGAATCTAAAGACAGAGAAGCCAAACTGCAGGCTGAGTTAGGTGATTTCAAGAAGAAAAACCTCAAGGCTTTGGAGCTCGAACAAGCGGTTGAATCGAAGACTAGTGAAATAGAAACTCTCAAAAGCAAAATCGATTTGCTCGAATCGGAAAACGCCAGTCTTTCTGAGCAGTTGAATTCCCAGCAGTTGCAAGAAAATATAGCAAAGGGGGTTGTTAATGGTGTTGAGGTAGATGTTCTTAAGTTGAGAAGGCTGAATGCTGAGCTTCATCTTCAAAAGAGAAATCTTTGTTTCAGAATCTCTTCAATGGAGTCAGAACTAGCTGCCATAGCCAAAGATTCTGAG AATGAATTCGTTCAGAAGATCAAAGCGGAGGCATCTATGTTACGACAAACAAACGAAGATTTATGTAAACAAGTTGAAGATCTACAAGTAAGTCGATTAAACGAGGTTGAGGAGCTTGTCTATCTTAGATGGGTCAACACCTGTCTTAAAAACGAGTTGCAAAATTCGACGTTTGTAAGTTCCGAAGTAACATCAAGTCCAGCTTCCGTTGAATGGCTCAACGGTTCCGTATCAAGTGACGGAAGTTCCGAACACGGTAGTACCCAAAAAACGTTAAGTTTGATTAAGAAAATGAAAAAATGGCCCGTTCTTGATGAAGAAACGAATGTCTCGGAACCGATTAACTCTAAACTGAATCTCGGTTGGTCAGACGGAAGACGACATTCAATCAGTGGAGCTAATTGCTGTCAAGAAGATCTTGTAGTGAATAAACGAAGACAATCTGACGGTTTTATATGTATAACGGAAACGGATGGTGTAAATGATTTGAATGTGATCCAAGGGTCACAATTGCGTGAAGCTACGAAACTGAAAACGTTTTTGGACGTTGAAAAACGGGCGTTGCGTGTTCCTAACCCTCCTCCGAGACCGTCTAGCTTTACTTCTAAGGAACATACGGAGGTTAGTAATCAAgtaccaccgccaccaccaccaccaccaccgccgccgccgcctccaccgccaccacctccgaAGTTCACGGGGAGAAACAACGGTGGAGGGGTTGTTCAACGAGCTCCGGAAGTGGTTGAGTTTTATCATTCGCTTATGAAAAGGGACTCCAGGAAAGATCCGTTAAATGATGGGATCTGTGATGCGCTAGATGTGAATAATGTTCGAAATAGTATGATTGGTGAAATCGAAAACCGATCGTCACATTTGCTTGCT atAAAGGAGGATGTTGAGACTCAAGGGGAATTCGTGAATTCGTTAATACGGGAGGTCAACAATGCGGTTTATCCGGAAATAGAAGATGTGGTGGCTTTTGTGAACTGGCTGGATGATGAACTTGGCTTTCTT GTGGACGAGAGGGCTGTGCTGAAACACTTTGATTGGCCGGAGAAGAAAGCCGACACATTAAGAGAGGCAGCGTTTGCGTATCGAGATCTAAAGAAGCTGGAGCATGAAATTTCAAATTACAAGGACAATTACCACATACCCTGTGACTTGGCGTTGAAGAAAATGGTCTCCTTGTCTGAAAA GATGGAGCGTATCGTTTATAACCTTCTTAGAACGAGAGATACATTGATGCGTAATTGCAAAGAGTTCCATATTCCTACTGATTGGATGCTTGATTCAGGAATATTAAACAAG ATTAAGCTGGGATCGGTTAAGTTGGCAAAGAAATACTTAAAAAGAGTTGCTACAGAACTTCAAACGAAGGGAACAACCGAGAAAGATTCTTCAATGGACTATATGCTACTTCAAGGAGTGCGATTTGCTTTCCGCATTCATCAG TTTGCTGGTGGATTTGATGTCGATACAATGCATGCGTTCGAGGAGCTTCGCAACTTGGCTCTTGTTTTGAACAAAAAGTAG